In Candidatus Palauibacter australiensis, a single window of DNA contains:
- a CDS encoding type IV secretion system DNA-binding domain-containing protein yields the protein MRTGTPAIIGSAIGAVGARALKAPFPPPGANQYLDLIASNDPGLLAALRVWHYAWPAVLVVLAGSFALSVWRVWLQPLFRPKRRGRLPEWPASPADEAPSLVIGELHHPTVPEESEQPSWLVIPEKGLYTGTLIVGAVGTGKTSGCMYPFARQILSWRADDPGRRAGALVLEVKGDFCHQVRGILEDAGRADDYLEIGLGGSIQWNPLDDPLLDSYSLAYGVASLINQLFGKSREPFWQQAYTNLVRWIVELHRLLPGGWVTLRDIYRCTVDAELLARKIREARDLADQVSPVDAVIPDDAMIAHADALKKWNWDPVGTDGARSRLDAKLRAKLAKLEVTYAVESAGGGAGGEYRERVEAIERWYDKDWSALDAKLRTSIVEGISVFLSLFDQPDVAGVFCPPPPEAPETEPAGGGEAEGNEGAKPPPMPGLRRRLPPLSELIEGGKVLALNMPAGANPALARAIGVLLKSAWMQALLRRPAEAARRPDRYMRPAVFICDEYQAFATVGQDDPSGDEKAFALTRQCRCIPIVATQSLSSLRSVLPSGEAWRTLVQTLRTRIFLSLSDEASAKAASEMCGSVMKTRASYTFTETTGRPEFSLLSGRAGGGRGTIGASKSFRRQSEPVFTPREFGLLANYQAICLPYDGVKSLPATRVYLKPHYLPCETGYWRLREEGRI from the coding sequence CAGTATCTCGACCTGATCGCCTCGAACGATCCGGGCCTGCTCGCCGCGCTCCGGGTCTGGCACTACGCTTGGCCCGCCGTCCTGGTCGTGCTTGCGGGCTCGTTCGCGCTGTCGGTCTGGCGGGTCTGGCTCCAGCCGCTCTTCCGGCCCAAGCGGCGCGGCAGGCTGCCCGAGTGGCCCGCTTCGCCCGCCGACGAGGCGCCCTCGCTCGTGATCGGCGAGCTGCACCATCCGACCGTGCCGGAAGAGAGCGAGCAACCGTCGTGGCTCGTGATCCCGGAGAAGGGGCTCTACACCGGCACCCTCATCGTGGGTGCCGTCGGCACGGGCAAGACCAGCGGCTGCATGTATCCCTTCGCCCGCCAGATCCTCTCGTGGCGGGCCGACGATCCCGGCCGCCGCGCGGGCGCGCTCGTGCTGGAGGTCAAAGGCGACTTTTGCCATCAGGTGCGCGGCATCCTCGAGGACGCCGGCCGCGCGGACGACTACCTCGAAATCGGGCTCGGCGGGTCGATCCAGTGGAACCCGCTCGACGATCCGCTGCTCGACTCCTACTCGCTCGCCTACGGCGTCGCATCCCTCATCAACCAGCTCTTCGGCAAGAGCAGAGAACCGTTCTGGCAACAGGCGTACACGAACCTCGTCCGGTGGATCGTCGAGCTTCACCGGCTCCTGCCGGGAGGCTGGGTCACGCTCCGTGACATCTACCGCTGCACGGTGGACGCGGAGCTTCTGGCCCGGAAGATCCGCGAGGCCCGGGATCTGGCGGACCAGGTATCCCCGGTCGATGCCGTCATCCCCGACGACGCCATGATCGCCCACGCAGACGCGCTCAAGAAGTGGAACTGGGATCCGGTCGGCACCGACGGGGCGCGCTCGCGACTGGACGCCAAGCTGCGGGCAAAGCTGGCGAAGCTCGAAGTCACCTACGCGGTGGAGTCGGCCGGGGGCGGCGCGGGCGGCGAGTACCGGGAGCGGGTCGAGGCCATCGAGCGGTGGTACGACAAGGACTGGTCGGCGCTCGACGCCAAGCTCCGCACCTCGATCGTCGAGGGGATCAGCGTCTTCCTCTCGCTCTTCGACCAGCCGGACGTGGCGGGCGTGTTCTGCCCGCCGCCGCCGGAGGCACCCGAGACGGAGCCTGCGGGCGGCGGCGAGGCCGAAGGGAACGAGGGCGCGAAGCCGCCGCCCATGCCGGGCCTTCGCAGGAGGCTGCCCCCGCTCTCCGAGTTGATCGAGGGCGGCAAGGTGCTGGCGCTCAACATGCCCGCCGGGGCCAACCCGGCCTTGGCACGCGCCATCGGCGTCCTGCTCAAGAGTGCGTGGATGCAGGCGCTGCTCCGGAGGCCCGCCGAGGCCGCCCGCCGGCCGGACCGGTACATGCGGCCCGCCGTGTTCATCTGCGATGAGTATCAGGCCTTTGCCACCGTGGGCCAGGACGATCCGTCGGGCGACGAGAAGGCGTTCGCGCTCACGCGGCAGTGCCGCTGCATCCCCATCGTCGCCACGCAGTCGCTCTCCTCGCTCCGCTCCGTGCTGCCCTCCGGAGAGGCGTGGCGCACGCTCGTCCAGACGCTCCGGACACGGATCTTCCTGTCGCTTTCCGACGAGGCGTCGGCCAAGGCCGCGTCCGAGATGTGCGGGTCCGTCATGAAGACGCGGGCATCCTACACGTTCACCGAGACCACGGGCAGGCCCGAGTTCTCGCTCCTGTCCGGCCGCGCCGGTGGCGGGCGCGGCACCATCGGGGCGAGCAAGTCGTTCCGCCGGCAGAGCGAGCCGGTGTTCACGCCGCGCGAGTTCGGGCTGCTCGCCAACTACCAGGCGATATGCCTGCCCTATGACGGCGTAAAATCACTTCCGGCGACCCGCGTCTACCTGAAGCCCCACTACCTGCCGTGCGAGACGGGCTACTGGCGGCTCCGGGAGGAGGGCCGGATATGA